The nucleotide sequence GGCACCCGCTCCAGCAGCGGGAAGTACTCCCGGCCGCGGTCCCGCGCCTCGATGACCCCGTCCGTGTAGAGCAGCAGCTGGTCCCCGCCCGCGAACGGCACCACCTGGAGGCTCGGCAGATCGCCGCCCAGGGAGGCCAGACCGAGCGGCGGGGCCGGGCGGGTGGGCTCGACGGCGATGACGCCGGACTCGCCGACCAGCAGCGGCGGGGCGTGTCCGCAGTTGACGAGCTCCATCCGGCCGTCGCTGGGGTATCCGGCGACCACGGCGGTGACGAAGTCGTCGGGCGCCAGGTTGCGGGACAGGCTGCGCTCGATCCGGGCGACGACGTCGAGCAGGTCGGGCTCGTCGTAGGCGGCCTCGCGGAAGACACCGAGCACCAGCGCGGCGGTGCTCACCGCGGGCAGCCCCTTGCCGCGCACATCGCCGACGATCAGCCGGACCCCGTACGGCGTGGGCAGCAGGGCATAGAGATCGCCGCCCACCCGTGCCTCCGCGGCAGCGGCGCTGTAGCGGACGGCCACCTGGAACTGGCCGACCCGCGCGGGCACCGGTTTGAGCAGGGCGTTCTGGGCGGCCTCGGCGACCGAGCGGACGTCGGCGAGCACCCGCTCACGGCGTCTGCGCAGGGCGCTGGCCCCGCAGCTCGCCAGGGACACGGCGGCGGGCGTGGCCAGCAGGATCGCCTGGGTACGCACCGGCTCCACGCCCTGGGTGCCCAGGAACGCGCCCACCGCCACGGCGAGCAACCCGATGCGTATCACCCCGTACGGTCCGCACTGGGCGGCGGCGAGCGCTGGACCAACGGCGAGCAGGGGCAGCCAGGCCAGCCCCTCCGAGGTGACGAGGGCCAGCAGGGCCACCCCACAAATGATGATGACGGGGACCGCGGGGGCGAAGTGCCGACGGCCGACCAGCTGGTCAGGGTCGGATGGGCGGAGTCGGGCCGGGAACATGACCTGCTTCGCTGCTCTCTTCCACTGGGGACAAGTGATACCGGAGATGTCCGTTACATCCAGAGAAACAGCGATTCCATAGGTTCGGCAAGGGCCGCGTTTTCAGATAGTGAGCGAGAGGTGTCTGCTCACCCGGTTCGCCGTCGGGACCAGGTGGGTCCGGAACAGCTCACGGTGCGGATCCTTCCTCGCCAGCCGGGCCAGCCGGGCCACCGGCAGCGAGATCCCGAGCGAGCCGAGCCGGTCCCCGCAGTGGATCGGCACCGCGAAGCAGGCCGTGCCCAGGGCGTACTCCTCCAGGTCCGCGACCAGCGGGCTGCCGGTCGGGGAGTCCAGCCGGCGCAGCAGATCGTCGGAGCGGGTGACGGTGCGCGGGGTGAGATCGACGAGCGGATGGCGGGACAGATAGTCGTGGCGGGCGTCGTCGTCCAGCTCGCGCAGTACGCATTTGCCCAGCGCGGTGGCGTGCCCGGCGTCCTCGCACCCCACCCACAGATCGACCCGGGGCGCCTGCGGACCGTCGACGATGTCCACGATCCGGATCTCGCCCTCCTCGTAGAAGGTGAGGTAGGCGGCGGCGGAAAGCTCGTCGCGCAACGCGGCCAGGGTGGGCCGGACCCGGGCGAGCAGCGCCTGATCCCGGCTTCCGGATTCGAGGGTGCGCAGCTTGTCGCCGATCACGAAACCGCCGTCGTCCAGCCGGCGCACATAGCCGTCGTGGACCAGCGTCCGCAGCAGGTGGTAGGTGGTCGCCAGCGGCAGCCCCGTCTCCCGTGCGAGCCGCTTGGCCGGCGCGCCGCCCTCATGCGCGCCCACCGCCTCCATCAGCCGGAAGGCCCGCTGTACGGATGTGATCAGCGTAGGCGCTGTTTGAACACCCATACATCCAGCTTGCTCCCGGTATGACCGGATGAGCAAGATCTGAGAGATCGGACCCGCGTGAGGGGCGCCGACCGGTGTGGTCGGCGCCCCTCACGGACGTATGAGATCAGTGCGGTCGGCCGGGGAGAGCCGGCCGCGCGATGTGGTCAGCCGGGGGAGATCCGGCCGCGCCAGGCGCCTTCCGCCTCGCCGCGCCGCTCGATGAAGTCCTTGAACCTCCGCAGGTCCCCCTTCACCTGCCGGTCGAGCGTCCCGGTCAGGTCCGCGGCCTTCTCCGCCATCCCGCTCGGCTGGAAGACCAGGGCCAGATTGACCCGGGTGTGGCGCTCGTCGAGGGGCTCGAAGGTCACCAGGCCCTGCTGCCGCACCTCACCGGAGGTGGTGCGCCATGCGATGCGCTCGTCGGGAAGCTGATCCACGATCTCGGTGTCGAACTCCCGGTGCACACCGGCGATGGAGGTCGCCCAGTGGTTGTGGCGTTCGTCCACCTGGGTGACCTGATCCACACCTTCCATGAACCTCGGGAACTCGGTGAACTGCGTCCACTGGTTGTAGGCGGTGTGGAGCGGAACCCCAACCTCGACGGACTCCCGCACGGTGCTCATCGGTGACTCCTTTCGATGTGGTCGTGTCGCTCACCACGGCGGGTTTCCGAGAGCGCTGGGCCAAAACCTGCGCCCGGACGATCGGCGCGGTGACAGGACCGGACGATCGGCGCGCCCGACGACAGGAGCAGAGCCGGGGACAGCCGCGGATCAGCGCAGCGGATGCAGCGGGGCCAGTTCGGCCGGGGAGCTGCCGGTCGCGATGGCGTCGGCCAGCAGCCGTCCGCTGAGCGGGCCGAGGGCCACGCCCCACATGCCGTGGCCGCCGTTGACATAGACGCGCGGCGAGGCGGTCGGGCCGACCAGTGGCAGTCCGTCGGGGGTGCAGGGGCGGGCACCGACCCAGGTGTCCGTACGGGCGTCCCAGTCGATGCCGCGCAGCAGCGGACGGGCCGCCGCGATGATCGCCTGGATCCGGCGCGGGTCCACCGGCCGTTCCACGGGCGCCAGTTCCATCATCCCGGCGACCCGCACCCGGCCCTCGCCCAGCGGGGTGCAGACGACCTTCTGGGCGGCCAGATACGTGGGACGGGTGGGGGCGCCCTCGGCCGGCACGCTGAAGCTGTAGCCGCGTCCGGCCTGGACCGGCACCCGGACCCCGAACGGCCGGACCAGCCCGTCCAGCCAGGCGCCGGTGGCCACGACGGCGACGTCCGCGCGGAGTTGGCCCCGGGAGGTGGTGACGGCCACGCCCCGCCCCAGGTCCCGGATTCCGGACACCTCCGTCCGCTCCAGGATCTCGCCGCCGCGCCCGCGCACCGCGTCGGCCAGCGCGCGGACGAAGTTTCCCGGGTTCAGATAGCGCTGGCCGTGGAGTTCGACGGCCGCGCCGATGCCGTCGCCGAGCGTCGGCTCCAGCTCGCGGGCCCGGTCCCCGTCGATCTGCTCGTACGCGATCGAGAACCCGGCCGCGCGGGCCCGCTCCAGCTCCTCGACCATCGCGGCTCGCTCGGCCGCGGTGCGGAAGGCGAGCAGACAGGGTTCGGCGGGCCGGGTCCGCTCGGCGACGCCGTCCGCCGCGAGGGCGTCGTACGCGTCCAGCGCATGGCGGTTCAGCGTGGCGAAGGTGGCGGCCAGGACCCGCCAGCAGCGCGGGGTGCAGTTCCGGGTGAAGGAGAGCAGGAAGCGGGCGAGCCGGGGATCGGGCCGGGGCGGTATGTAGACGGGCGACTCGGGGGAGACCAGGCTGCGCAGCCCGTAGCGGAGGGCGGCCGGTTCGGGCAGCGGCAGCGTCAGGGCCGGGGACAGCCAGCCGGCGTTCCCCCAGGACGCCCCGGCCGCGGGGTGACGCCGCTCCACGACGGTGACCTCGACGCCGTGGTTCCGCAGCGACCAGGCGGTGGCGAGGCCGACCATGCCCGCGCCGATGACGATGGCGCTGCGGGACGGGCCGGTGGCACGGGACGGGCCGGTGGCAGCGGGCACGGATGTGCTCCTTCC is from Streptomyces hygroscopicus and encodes:
- a CDS encoding membrane protein; its protein translation is MFPARLRPSDPDQLVGRRHFAPAVPVIIICGVALLALVTSEGLAWLPLLAVGPALAAAQCGPYGVIRIGLLAVAVGAFLGTQGVEPVRTQAILLATPAAVSLASCGASALRRRRERVLADVRSVAEAAQNALLKPVPARVGQFQVAVRYSAAAAEARVGGDLYALLPTPYGVRLIVGDVRGKGLPAVSTAALVLGVFREAAYDEPDLLDVVARIERSLSRNLAPDDFVTAVVAGYPSDGRMELVNCGHAPPLLVGESGVIAVEPTRPAPPLGLASLGGDLPSLQVVPFAGGDQLLLYTDGVIEARDRGREYFPLLERVPRHVCDEPSRTLASLHDELLTHVGGRLHDDAALLLLRKPVLGAVRAAADMPSASSA
- a CDS encoding transcriptional regulator, which produces MGVQTAPTLITSVQRAFRLMEAVGAHEGGAPAKRLARETGLPLATTYHLLRTLVHDGYVRRLDDGGFVIGDKLRTLESGSRDQALLARVRPTLAALRDELSAAAYLTFYEEGEIRIVDIVDGPQAPRVDLWVGCEDAGHATALGKCVLRELDDDARHDYLSRHPLVDLTPRTVTRSDDLLRRLDSPTGSPLVADLEEYALGTACFAVPIHCGDRLGSLGISLPVARLARLARKDPHRELFRTHLVPTANRVSRHLSLTI
- a CDS encoding cyclase, with protein sequence MSTVRESVEVGVPLHTAYNQWTQFTEFPRFMEGVDQVTQVDERHNHWATSIAGVHREFDTEIVDQLPDERIAWRTTSGEVRQQGLVTFEPLDERHTRVNLALVFQPSGMAEKAADLTGTLDRQVKGDLRRFKDFIERRGEAEGAWRGRISPG
- a CDS encoding D-amino acid dehydrogenase; this encodes MPAATGPSRATGPSRSAIVIGAGMVGLATAWSLRNHGVEVTVVERRHPAAGASWGNAGWLSPALTLPLPEPAALRYGLRSLVSPESPVYIPPRPDPRLARFLLSFTRNCTPRCWRVLAATFATLNRHALDAYDALAADGVAERTRPAEPCLLAFRTAAERAAMVEELERARAAGFSIAYEQIDGDRARELEPTLGDGIGAAVELHGQRYLNPGNFVRALADAVRGRGGEILERTEVSGIRDLGRGVAVTTSRGQLRADVAVVATGAWLDGLVRPFGVRVPVQAGRGYSFSVPAEGAPTRPTYLAAQKVVCTPLGEGRVRVAGMMELAPVERPVDPRRIQAIIAAARPLLRGIDWDARTDTWVGARPCTPDGLPLVGPTASPRVYVNGGHGMWGVALGPLSGRLLADAIATGSSPAELAPLHPLR